A genomic region of Bosea sp. 124 contains the following coding sequences:
- a CDS encoding deoxyribodipyrimidine photo-lyase, producing MPASSLHWFRDDLRLADNPALMAAVGHGPTLCLYILDEGGSRRPLGGASRWWLSHSLAALAAAIGARGGELIFMRGDPAAILPRVVEATGADLITWSRRYDGEAVALDSRIKAELTGAGAKVASFNAALLNEPWQVTTKTGDPMKVFTPYWRAARARGEPAPPVPAPTRIEPLKCPAAVAAMAVSHAELALEPTRPDWAGGLREAWAPGEEAAAERLGEFLSGSLDGYGEGRDRPDRVSTSRLSPHLRFGEIGSRQIWHATRSATESGEAAASASDSEKFLSEIGWREFSYHLLFHNPDLATRNFNPRFDAFPWHPDKAALKAWQRGLTGYPIVDAGLRQLWTTGWMHNRVRMIAASFLIKHLLIDWRQGEDWFWDTLVDADPASNAASWQWVAGSGADASPYYRIFNPVTQGLKFDPKGGYVRRWVPEIAGLDDGLIHEPWKADAEALRRAGITLGESYPRPLVDLDVGRRRALDALAATRSA from the coding sequence ATGCCGGCCTCATCTCTTCACTGGTTTCGCGACGATCTTCGCCTCGCCGACAATCCGGCGCTGATGGCCGCCGTCGGCCACGGACCGACGCTCTGCCTCTACATTCTGGACGAGGGCGGCTCGCGCCGTCCCCTCGGCGGGGCCAGCCGCTGGTGGCTGTCGCACTCGCTCGCGGCGCTTGCTGCGGCGATCGGGGCCAGGGGCGGCGAACTCATATTCATGCGCGGCGACCCGGCCGCCATCCTGCCGCGTGTCGTCGAAGCAACCGGGGCCGACCTGATCACCTGGAGCCGCCGCTACGATGGCGAAGCGGTAGCGCTCGACAGCCGGATCAAGGCCGAACTGACCGGCGCCGGCGCGAAGGTTGCGAGCTTCAATGCGGCGCTGCTGAACGAACCCTGGCAGGTCACGACCAAGACCGGCGACCCGATGAAGGTGTTCACACCGTATTGGCGTGCGGCGCGGGCGCGCGGGGAGCCTGCGCCGCCGGTCCCTGCGCCGACCCGGATCGAGCCCCTGAAGTGTCCGGCTGCCGTCGCGGCCATGGCGGTCTCCCATGCCGAACTCGCACTCGAACCCACCCGGCCGGACTGGGCCGGAGGGTTGCGCGAGGCCTGGGCGCCGGGCGAGGAGGCTGCCGCCGAGCGGCTCGGCGAATTCCTGTCCGGGTCGCTCGACGGCTATGGCGAGGGCCGAGACCGGCCCGACAGGGTCTCGACATCGCGGCTGTCGCCGCATCTGCGCTTCGGCGAAATCGGCTCGCGCCAGATCTGGCATGCAACCCGCAGTGCGACCGAGAGTGGCGAGGCCGCGGCTAGCGCCTCCGATTCAGAAAAATTTCTGTCGGAGATCGGCTGGCGCGAGTTCTCCTACCATCTGCTCTTCCACAACCCCGATCTGGCGACGCGGAACTTCAATCCGCGTTTCGACGCCTTTCCCTGGCATCCGGACAAGGCGGCGCTGAAGGCCTGGCAGCGCGGGCTGACGGGCTACCCGATCGTCGATGCCGGCTTGCGCCAGCTTTGGACCACAGGCTGGATGCACAACCGCGTGCGGATGATCGCCGCCTCCTTCCTGATCAAGCATCTGCTGATCGACTGGCGCCAGGGCGAGGACTGGTTCTGGGACACGCTCGTCGATGCCGACCCGGCCAGCAATGCAGCGAGCTGGCAGTGGGTTGCGGGCTCGGGGGCCGACGCCTCGCCTTATTACCGCATCTTCAATCCGGTGACGCAGGGCCTGAAGTTCGATCCGAAAGGCGGCTATGTGCGGCGTTGGGTGCCCGAGATCGCCGGGCTTGACGATGGGCTGATCCACGAGCCGTGGAAGGCGGATGCGGAGGCGCTGCGGCGGGCGGGCATCACGCTCGGCGAGAGCTATCCGCGCCCGCTGGTCGATCTCGATGTCGGCCGCCGGCGCGCGCTCGACGCATTGGCGGCGACGCGTTCCGCCTGA
- a CDS encoding SDR family NAD(P)-dependent oxidoreductase has protein sequence MTLPRMQPGDGVAWITGASSGIGEAVALELALRGWTVAITARRLDQLEEIARRADGLPGRIVAHAGDVTDPGAMKAVIETIESVHGPIALAFLNAGIAPDSNGLLDIEAFERTIAVNLVGAARGLAAVLDCMAPRRRGHIALNASIAGYGGLPGASAYGVSKAAAIHLCETLKFDCDRRGIRLQLVNPGWVDTPLTRRKDVPMPFIMSPQEAARRIADGFEQAGFEVSFPRRLSWLMKAINLLPYPAYFWLIGKAARRSGTKAI, from the coding sequence ATGACATTGCCGCGCATGCAGCCGGGTGACGGCGTCGCCTGGATCACCGGGGCGAGTTCCGGCATCGGCGAGGCCGTGGCACTGGAACTGGCGCTGCGCGGCTGGACCGTGGCGATCACCGCCCGCCGCCTCGACCAGCTCGAGGAGATCGCCAGGCGCGCCGACGGACTGCCCGGCCGCATCGTCGCCCATGCCGGGGACGTCACCGATCCCGGCGCGATGAAGGCGGTCATCGAGACGATCGAGAGCGTCCATGGGCCGATCGCGCTCGCCTTCCTGAACGCGGGCATCGCGCCGGACTCGAACGGCCTGCTCGATATCGAGGCCTTCGAACGCACCATCGCGGTCAATCTGGTCGGAGCCGCGCGCGGGCTCGCGGCCGTGCTGGACTGCATGGCACCGCGCAGGCGTGGCCATATCGCGCTCAACGCCTCGATCGCGGGCTATGGCGGCTTGCCCGGGGCCTCGGCCTACGGCGTCTCCAAGGCCGCCGCGATCCATCTCTGCGAGACGTTGAAATTCGACTGCGACAGACGCGGCATCCGGCTGCAGCTCGTCAATCCGGGCTGGGTCGACACGCCGCTGACGCGCCGCAAGGACGTCCCGATGCCCTTCATCATGAGCCCGCAGGAGGCCGCCCGCCGCATCGCCGACGGTTTCGAGCAGGCTGGCTTCGAGGTGAGCTTTCCGCGCCGCCTGTCCTGGCTGATGAAGGCGATCAATCTGTTGCCCTATCCGGCCTATTTCTGGCTGATCGGCAAGGCGGCACGCCGGAGCGGCACGAAAGCCATCTGA
- a CDS encoding alanyl-tRNA editing protein, with protein sequence MATELLFRDDAYLTETQATVEAVNERGGIVLDRTVFYATGGGQPGDAGSLRREDGSTIAIGTAIYDPEDKSRVIHVPLEGQSLSRPGESVTVVLDWERRLKRMRIHTALHLLSVVLSYPVTGGAIGDGDGRLDFDIPEGGLDKAEIADKLNALVARNADVSESWITDAELDANPGLVKTMSVKPPRGSGRVRLVAIGDIDLQPCGGTHVRNTAEIGLVAVTDIEKKGKQNRRVRIALA encoded by the coding sequence ATGGCGACCGAACTGCTCTTTCGCGATGACGCCTATCTCACCGAGACGCAAGCCACCGTCGAGGCGGTGAACGAGCGTGGCGGCATCGTGCTCGACCGCACCGTGTTCTACGCGACCGGCGGCGGGCAGCCCGGCGATGCCGGCAGCTTGCGGCGCGAGGACGGCAGCACGATCGCGATCGGAACCGCGATCTACGACCCCGAGGACAAGAGCCGCGTGATCCATGTGCCGCTGGAGGGGCAGTCCCTGTCCCGGCCCGGAGAGAGCGTGACCGTCGTGCTCGACTGGGAGCGACGGCTGAAGCGCATGCGGATCCACACCGCCTTGCATCTGCTCAGCGTCGTGCTGTCCTATCCGGTGACGGGCGGGGCGATCGGCGACGGCGACGGCCGGCTCGATTTCGACATTCCCGAAGGCGGGCTCGACAAGGCCGAGATCGCCGACAAGCTCAATGCGCTGGTCGCGCGCAACGCCGATGTCAGCGAAAGCTGGATCACCGATGCCGAGCTCGACGCCAATCCCGGCCTCGTAAAGACCATGTCGGTGAAGCCGCCGCGCGGCTCGGGCCGGGTCCGGCTGGTCGCGATCGGCGATATCGATCTCCAGCCCTGCGGCGGCACTCATGTCCGCAACACAGCCGAGATCGGCCTTGTCGCGGTCACCGATATCGAGAAGAAGGGCAAGCAGAACCGGCGCGTCCGGATCGCGCTGGCCTGA
- the sseA gene encoding 3-mercaptopyruvate sulfurtransferase yields MASQNPAREDVFVSTEWLSEHLNAPDIVVVDGSWYLPAHGRDPHAEYAERRIPGALRFDIDSVKDTTSDLPHMLPRPEAFAASVGAMGIGDGMRIVVYDGLGLFSAPRVRWTFKTFGAKDVVILEGGFPKWQAENRPIEHGPPCSRAARSFTVRLDHSAVADADAVANALTGDAIQVVDARPADRFRGEAPEPRAGVRSGHMPGALNVPVPAITQDGRLKSPEDIAAAFAEAGVDLDKPVITSCGSGVTAAILATALETIGKPVRALYDGSWSEWGASDRPLATGPAKKG; encoded by the coding sequence ATGGCAAGCCAGAACCCGGCCCGCGAAGATGTTTTCGTCTCGACCGAGTGGCTCAGCGAGCACCTGAACGCCCCTGACATCGTCGTGGTCGACGGCTCCTGGTACCTGCCTGCCCATGGCCGCGATCCGCATGCGGAGTATGCCGAGCGTCGGATTCCAGGCGCACTGCGCTTCGACATCGACAGCGTGAAGGACACGACCTCCGACCTGCCGCATATGCTGCCGCGACCCGAGGCCTTTGCCGCCAGTGTCGGCGCCATGGGCATCGGCGACGGGATGCGGATCGTCGTCTATGACGGGCTCGGGCTGTTTTCGGCCCCGCGTGTGCGCTGGACCTTCAAGACTTTCGGGGCGAAGGACGTCGTCATTCTCGAAGGCGGCTTCCCGAAATGGCAGGCGGAAAACCGCCCGATCGAGCACGGTCCGCCGTGCAGCCGCGCCGCCCGCAGCTTCACCGTGCGTCTCGACCATTCGGCCGTCGCCGATGCCGATGCGGTTGCAAACGCGCTCACGGGCGATGCCATCCAGGTCGTCGATGCGCGTCCGGCCGATCGCTTCCGTGGTGAGGCACCGGAGCCGCGCGCCGGCGTCCGCTCGGGCCATATGCCGGGCGCGCTCAATGTCCCCGTCCCCGCCATCACGCAGGACGGCAGGCTGAAATCACCGGAGGACATCGCCGCCGCCTTCGCAGAGGCCGGCGTTGATCTCGACAAGCCCGTGATCACGAGCTGCGGCTCAGGCGTGACCGCCGCGATCCTCGCGACCGCGCTGGAAACGATCGGTAAGCCGGTGCGCGCGCTCTATGACGGCTCATGGTCGGAATGGGGCGCGAGCGACCGGCCGCTCGCGACGGGGCCAGCGAAGAAGGGCTGA
- a CDS encoding cupin domain-containing protein has translation MADHNHDHPHDHPHDHAHGDAPRWKHDGVRVITGDKLDSNTAQTPGMFRQAAINHARVGAQKIWAGTVSIQPNAKTGVHHHGELESVIYVVRGKARMRWGERLEFVAEAGPGDFIYVPPFVPHQEINADPDNPLECVLVRSDNEAVVVNITDVDPVEAPESVYWVDPIHKQPPG, from the coding sequence ATGGCCGACCACAATCACGACCACCCGCACGACCACCCGCACGACCACGCTCATGGCGACGCGCCGCGCTGGAAACATGACGGCGTGCGCGTCATCACTGGCGACAAGCTCGATTCCAACACGGCGCAGACGCCGGGCATGTTCCGGCAGGCCGCGATCAACCATGCCCGCGTCGGCGCGCAGAAGATCTGGGCGGGCACGGTCTCGATCCAGCCCAACGCCAAGACCGGCGTGCACCATCACGGCGAGTTGGAGAGCGTGATCTATGTCGTACGCGGCAAGGCGCGGATGCGCTGGGGCGAGCGGCTCGAATTCGTCGCCGAGGCCGGCCCCGGCGATTTCATCTATGTGCCGCCCTTCGTGCCGCATCAGGAGATCAACGCCGACCCCGACAACCCGCTCGAATGCGTGCTGGTGCGCTCGGACAACGAGGCGGTGGTCGTCAACATCACCGATGTCGACCCGGTCGAGGCGCCGGAATCGGTCTATTGGGTCGACCCGATCCACAAGCAGCCGCCGGGCTGA
- the cueR gene encoding Cu(I)-responsive transcriptional regulator has product MNIGEAAKRSGVSAKMIRYYESIGLIDAARRTQAQYRLYEADDVHTLRFVRRSRNLGFSLEETRALLALWRDKSRASADVKQLAMTHVRDLEAKAAELQAMADTLRHLAEHCQGNARPDCPILADLAAAPIQAQPSC; this is encoded by the coding sequence ATGAACATCGGCGAGGCGGCGAAACGCTCCGGTGTCAGTGCCAAGATGATCCGGTACTATGAGAGCATCGGCCTGATCGACGCGGCCCGGCGGACGCAGGCGCAGTACCGCCTTTACGAGGCCGACGACGTCCATACGCTGCGTTTCGTCAGGCGCTCGCGCAATCTCGGCTTTTCGCTGGAGGAGACGCGGGCGCTGCTGGCGCTCTGGCGCGACAAGAGCCGCGCCAGCGCCGATGTGAAGCAGCTCGCCATGACCCATGTCCGCGACCTCGAGGCGAAGGCGGCCGAGCTGCAGGCGATGGCCGATACGCTGCGGCATCTGGCAGAGCACTGCCAGGGCAATGCGCGACCCGATTGCCCGATCCTGGCCGACCTCGCAGCGGCGCCGATTCAGGCCCAGCCCAGCTGCTGA
- a CDS encoding M20 family metallopeptidase, with translation MDNRNDLWRHVDANKERLIALSDRVWGMPEVCYTEARSCAEHVAELEHQGFRISKNIADIPTAVIGEAGEGGPVIAFMGEYDALPGLSQEAGVASHKPVEDGGHGHGCGHNLLGSAALLAAVAMKDWLAENKLPGRVRYYGCPAEEGGAAKAFMVRAGAFDDVDAAISWHPSSFWEVAPPLALANTRADFVFTGRTAHAAAAPHLGRSALDAVELMNVGVNYMREHMPSDARVHYAVLDTGGIAPNVVQAHARVRYSIRARDLRGMLELVQRVKKIAEGAALMTETKMEMRIVSAVSDLLGNTPLEQAMHTVMEELGPPHFDDADRAFAQEIRKTLQPQEIASIWRTIGMEDTGAPLADFLVPLDAKRNPAIGSTDIGDVSWAVPTVQAHAPTVAIGTPFHTWQVVSQGKQPAAHKAMIHVAKAMVATGAAVLLDPALMAAAKADHKKKLGAEGYTSPLPPEVKPPLTMSLGG, from the coding sequence ATGGACAACCGAAACGATCTCTGGCGCCACGTCGATGCGAACAAGGAGCGGCTGATCGCGCTCAGCGACCGGGTCTGGGGCATGCCCGAGGTCTGCTATACCGAAGCCCGCTCCTGCGCCGAGCACGTCGCCGAGCTGGAGCATCAGGGCTTCCGCATCAGCAAGAATATCGCCGATATCCCGACCGCCGTGATCGGCGAGGCTGGTGAAGGTGGCCCGGTGATCGCGTTCATGGGCGAATACGACGCCCTGCCCGGCCTGTCGCAGGAGGCCGGCGTCGCCAGCCACAAGCCGGTCGAGGATGGCGGTCATGGCCATGGCTGCGGCCACAACCTGCTCGGCTCGGCCGCGCTGCTGGCCGCGGTCGCGATGAAGGACTGGCTCGCGGAGAACAAGCTGCCCGGCCGCGTCCGCTATTATGGCTGCCCGGCCGAGGAAGGCGGCGCGGCGAAGGCCTTCATGGTCCGCGCCGGCGCCTTCGACGATGTCGATGCCGCGATCTCCTGGCATCCGTCGAGCTTCTGGGAGGTGGCCCCGCCGCTGGCCCTCGCCAACACCCGCGCCGATTTCGTCTTCACCGGCCGCACGGCGCATGCCGCGGCCGCGCCGCATCTCGGCCGCAGCGCGCTCGATGCCGTCGAGCTGATGAATGTCGGCGTCAACTACATGCGCGAGCACATGCCCAGCGATGCGCGCGTGCATTACGCAGTGCTCGACACCGGCGGCATCGCGCCGAACGTCGTGCAGGCCCATGCCCGCGTGCGCTACTCGATCCGGGCGCGCGACCTGCGCGGCATGCTCGAGCTCGTCCAGCGCGTGAAGAAGATCGCCGAAGGCGCAGCCTTGATGACTGAAACCAAGATGGAGATGCGCATCGTCAGCGCGGTCTCGGACCTGCTCGGCAACACGCCGCTGGAGCAAGCCATGCACACCGTCATGGAAGAGCTCGGGCCGCCGCATTTCGACGATGCCGACCGCGCCTTTGCGCAGGAGATTCGCAAGACGCTGCAGCCACAGGAGATCGCCTCGATCTGGCGCACGATCGGGATGGAGGACACCGGCGCGCCGCTGGCCGATTTCCTCGTGCCGCTCGATGCCAAGCGCAACCCGGCGATCGGCTCGACCGATATCGGCGATGTGAGCTGGGCCGTCCCGACCGTGCAGGCGCACGCGCCGACGGTCGCCATCGGCACGCCCTTCCACACCTGGCAGGTGGTGTCCCAAGGCAAGCAGCCGGCGGCGCACAAGGCGATGATCCATGTCGCCAAGGCGATGGTGGCGACGGGGGCGGCCGTCCTGCTCGATCCCGCCCTGATGGCGGCGGCCAAGGCCGACCACAAGAAAAAACTCGGCGCGGAGGGCTACACCTCGCCGCTGCCACCCGAGGTCAAGCCGCCGCTGACGATGTCGCTTGGGGGGTGA
- a CDS encoding amino acid synthesis family protein codes for MPANIRKILTQVDETLVEAGRAVAPPTRRAVAVAVIANPFAGRYQEDLSELTEIGVELGDLLTRRCLAALGIEPHQAESFGKAAIVGEGGELEHAAAILHPKLGTPVRAALGKGPALIPSAKKRGGLGTPIDVPLGHKDAAFVRSHFDAVEVRVTDAPRAGEILVAIAVTDSGRPLPRIGGLTKDQIKGEDGLR; via the coding sequence ATGCCCGCGAATATCCGCAAGATCCTGACGCAAGTCGATGAAACCCTGGTCGAGGCCGGCAGGGCGGTGGCGCCGCCGACGCGCCGCGCCGTGGCGGTGGCCGTGATCGCCAACCCCTTTGCCGGGCGCTATCAGGAAGACCTGTCGGAGCTGACCGAGATCGGCGTCGAACTCGGCGACCTCCTGACCAGGCGCTGCCTAGCGGCGCTCGGCATCGAGCCCCATCAGGCCGAGAGCTTCGGCAAGGCGGCGATCGTCGGAGAGGGCGGCGAACTCGAACATGCCGCCGCGATCCTGCACCCGAAGCTGGGGACGCCGGTTCGCGCCGCGCTCGGCAAGGGCCCGGCGCTGATCCCCTCGGCCAAGAAGCGCGGCGGGCTCGGCACCCCGATCGACGTGCCGCTCGGCCACAAGGACGCAGCCTTCGTGCGCTCGCATTTCGATGCCGTCGAGGTCCGGGTCACCGACGCGCCGCGCGCCGGCGAAATCCTGGTCGCGATCGCCGTCACCGATTCAGGCCGCCCCCTGCCGCGCATCGGCGGGCTGACGAAGGACCAGATCAAGGGCGAGGACGGGCTGCGGTAG
- a CDS encoding amino acid synthesis family protein has product MTELIEIRRVQTSVEEIFHEFGPLPGRTERIASVCAVLTNPYAGRYEPDIMPMMEALKPAGLEMATRCLNALGGDPATVEGYGKGAVIGSAGELEHGALWHVPGGYAMREILGNAKAIVPSTKKVASPGARIDIPVTHINACYVRSHFGAVEIGVPGSPQADEMVLILVMTTGARIHERVGGLRADQISVWDGQR; this is encoded by the coding sequence ATGACCGAGCTGATCGAAATCCGCCGCGTCCAGACGTCTGTGGAGGAAATCTTCCACGAGTTCGGCCCCTTGCCCGGCCGCACCGAGCGCATCGCATCGGTCTGCGCCGTGCTGACCAACCCCTATGCCGGCCGCTACGAGCCCGACATCATGCCGATGATGGAGGCGCTCAAGCCGGCGGGGCTGGAGATGGCGACGCGCTGCCTGAACGCACTGGGCGGCGATCCCGCGACGGTCGAGGGCTATGGCAAGGGCGCTGTCATCGGCTCGGCCGGCGAGCTGGAGCATGGTGCGCTCTGGCATGTGCCGGGCGGCTATGCGATGCGCGAGATCCTCGGCAACGCCAAGGCGATCGTGCCCTCGACCAAGAAGGTGGCGAGCCCCGGCGCCCGCATCGACATCCCCGTCACCCATATCAACGCCTGCTATGTGCGCAGCCATTTCGGAGCCGTCGAGATCGGCGTGCCGGGCTCGCCCCAGGCCGACGAGATGGTCCTCATCCTGGTGATGACCACGGGCGCGCGCATCCATGAGCGCGTCGGCGGCCTGCGCGCCGACCAGATCAGCGTCTGGGACGGCCAGCGCTGA
- a CDS encoding amidohydrolase family protein, with amino-acid sequence MAHDVAVGAAKGKLVVRNIGLLLSGDLARPILDADAIVAIDGRITAIGRAADLDLSGADTTIDAKGSPLSPGLIDSHCHPVFGDWTPRQNQLGWIEMGVNGGVTTLVSAGEVHLPGRPKDAIGVKALAVTAQRCFQNFRPAGAKVLAGAPVAELDFGREVFEELKALGIRHIGEIGLGTVAKGADAKRVTGWCREIGLETIMHTGGPSIAGSHFVNKDDVLEAQPDVVSHINGGPTSIAHADIRILCQQAKGALEVVHNGNERSALVALEAALEAGRLADVVIGTDAPAGSGVQPNGVLRMITLLASLGGLPAEQAFCLATGNVARRRSLDAGLIAEGYPADFVFLDKPQHSSGKDLLEAVSLGDIPGIGMVVIDGLVRTGRSRSTPPSHTAPVLL; translated from the coding sequence ATGGCTCACGACGTCGCTGTGGGAGCTGCCAAGGGCAAGCTGGTGGTCCGCAATATCGGGCTGCTGCTCTCGGGCGATCTGGCGAGGCCGATCCTCGACGCCGATGCGATCGTCGCCATCGATGGCCGCATCACCGCCATCGGCCGGGCCGCCGATCTCGATCTCTCCGGCGCCGACACGACGATCGACGCAAAGGGCTCGCCCCTGTCGCCCGGCCTGATTGACTCCCATTGCCACCCGGTCTTCGGCGACTGGACGCCGCGCCAAAACCAGCTCGGCTGGATCGAGATGGGCGTGAATGGCGGCGTCACCACGCTGGTCTCCGCCGGCGAGGTGCATCTGCCGGGCCGGCCCAAGGACGCGATCGGCGTCAAGGCCCTGGCCGTGACGGCGCAGCGCTGCTTCCAGAATTTCCGCCCGGCCGGCGCCAAGGTCCTGGCCGGCGCGCCGGTGGCCGAACTTGATTTCGGCCGCGAGGTCTTCGAGGAGCTGAAGGCGCTCGGCATCCGCCATATCGGCGAGATCGGGCTCGGTACCGTCGCCAAGGGCGCCGATGCGAAGCGCGTCACCGGCTGGTGCCGCGAGATCGGCCTGGAGACGATCATGCACACGGGCGGTCCCTCGATCGCGGGCTCGCATTTCGTCAACAAGGATGATGTGCTGGAAGCCCAGCCCGACGTCGTCAGCCACATCAACGGCGGACCGACCTCGATCGCCCATGCCGATATCCGCATCCTCTGCCAGCAGGCCAAGGGCGCGCTCGAAGTCGTGCACAACGGCAATGAACGCTCGGCGCTGGTGGCGCTGGAGGCTGCGCTGGAGGCGGGCCGCCTCGCTGACGTGGTGATCGGCACCGATGCGCCCGCCGGCTCCGGCGTCCAGCCCAATGGCGTGCTGCGGATGATCACGCTGCTGGCAAGCCTCGGCGGCCTGCCGGCCGAGCAGGCCTTCTGCCTCGCCACCGGCAATGTCGCGCGCCGGCGCTCGCTCGATGCCGGCCTGATCGCGGAGGGCTATCCGGCCGACTTCGTCTTTCTCGACAAGCCGCAGCATTCCTCCGGCAAGGACCTGCTGGAGGCGGTCTCGCTCGGCGACATCCCTGGCATCGGGATGGTCGTGATCGACGGGCTGGTCAGGACGGGGCGCTCGCGCTCGACGCCGCCGTCCCATACCGCGCCCGTTCTGCTGTGA
- a CDS encoding MarR family transcriptional regulator — translation MTSSETSSTDAASEPASDAVPRQRKAALAPAAAAPGYVLDEQVGFLMRRAQQRHIAIFQRIMGDDGPTPTQFAAMSKLSEGAEISQNQLGRMTAMDPATIKGVIARLEERGLVERRPDPDDQRRVRVRLTPRGLEAIPGLIEKARAITAATLSPLSREEAERLLGLLARLD, via the coding sequence ATGACGAGCAGCGAGACCAGCTCGACCGACGCCGCGAGCGAGCCGGCGAGCGATGCCGTGCCGCGCCAGCGCAAGGCGGCCCTTGCGCCCGCCGCCGCCGCGCCGGGCTATGTCCTCGACGAGCAGGTCGGCTTCCTGATGCGCCGGGCCCAGCAGCGCCATATCGCCATCTTCCAGCGCATCATGGGCGATGACGGCCCGACCCCGACGCAGTTCGCGGCGATGTCGAAATTGAGCGAAGGCGCAGAAATTTCGCAAAACCAGCTCGGCCGCATGACCGCGATGGACCCGGCCACGATCAAGGGCGTCATCGCCCGGCTGGAGGAGCGCGGGCTGGTCGAGCGCCGGCCCGACCCCGACGACCAGCGCCGCGTGCGCGTCCGCCTGACGCCCCGGGGGCTGGAGGCGATCCCGGGTCTGATCGAGAAGGCGCGCGCGATCACGGCGGCGACCCTCTCGCCCCTGTCGCGGGAAGAGGCGGAGCGGCTGCTCGGCCTGCTCGCGCGTCTGGATTGA
- a CDS encoding FAD binding domain-containing protein, producing MTRYLRPQTLDEALALRAGTVGAAPLTMLAGGTDLYPVRTHRTAWFEPYSRDILDLSAIAELGGIEHDAGGTRIGATATWSAVASAALPPVFDVLKQASRQVGGVQIQNRGTVGGNLCNASPAADGVPPLLALDAEVELASLRGRRRLPLAAFVLGNRSTALAADEILVALHLPPQPAQARSSFLKLGARAYLVISIASVAAVIATDATGRIASARVVVGACSAAPQRLATLAARLIGQNAAPALAETVGAADLAALSPIDDVRASAAYRRDAALVLVRRTLAGLLSSPLEVAA from the coding sequence ATGACGCGCTACCTTCGACCCCAGACGCTGGACGAGGCGCTCGCGCTGCGGGCGGGGACGGTCGGCGCCGCGCCGCTGACGATGCTGGCCGGTGGCACCGATCTCTATCCGGTGCGCACGCATCGCACCGCCTGGTTCGAACCTTATAGCCGCGACATTCTCGATCTCAGCGCCATCGCGGAGCTCGGCGGCATCGAGCATGACGCCGGGGGCACGCGCATCGGCGCGACTGCGACGTGGAGCGCCGTCGCCAGCGCCGCATTGCCGCCCGTCTTCGACGTGCTCAAACAGGCAAGCCGGCAGGTCGGCGGCGTCCAGATCCAGAATCGCGGCACGGTCGGTGGCAATCTCTGCAACGCCTCCCCTGCCGCCGACGGTGTGCCGCCCTTGCTGGCGCTCGATGCCGAGGTGGAACTGGCGAGCCTGCGCGGCCGCCGGCGCCTCCCCCTCGCCGCCTTCGTGCTCGGCAATCGCAGCACCGCGCTGGCGGCCGACGAGATCCTGGTCGCGCTGCATCTGCCACCGCAACCGGCGCAGGCGCGCTCAAGCTTCCTCAAGCTCGGCGCGCGCGCCTATCTGGTCATTTCGATCGCGTCGGTCGCGGCCGTAATCGCGACCGACGCGACGGGGCGCATCGCCTCGGCCAGGGTCGTGGTCGGAGCCTGTTCGGCTGCGCCGCAACGTCTTGCCACCCTGGCGGCTCGGCTGATCGGGCAGAACGCCGCGCCGGCTCTGGCGGAGACGGTCGGCGCCGCCGATCTCGCTGCGCTCTCGCCCATCGACGATGTTCGCGCCAGCGCCGCCTATCGCCGCGATGCCGCGCTCGTTCTGGTGCGCCGGACGCTGGCGGGGCTGCTCTCGTCGCCGCTGGAGGTCGCCGCGTGA